The window actcgtccacgagttttgtagaatggGAGAATCAAAACCAATCGATCAACATCCATCTTTGCCTGTATGAAGGCACTATCAAAACCATGATCAAATGCTACGAAATCCACGACACGAAGTTCATTGGTCAAGTAgtgactcggaaaaataaaatcaatcagttcactgaagagatcaatcgatttaaattttttcacaagttgattttcaatttccaatcatgccatctcatcttctgccactggtgattcatcttctgaTTCGTCTACCTGTTGTTCAAcggctgagatcacatagttgaagaTAGAATGTGTTTGGGTTTTGATGTCCATGCAATGTCGTTGAATCTCACTGAGCTTCAATTGCNNNNNNNNNNNNNNNNNNNNNNNNNNNNNNNNNNNNNNNNNNNNNNNNNNNNNNNNNNNNNNNNNNNNNNNNNNNNNNNNNNNNNNNNNNNNNNNNNNNNNNNNNNNNNNNNNNNNNNNNNNNNNNNNNNNNNNNNNNNNNNNNNNNNNNNNNNNNNNNNNNNNNNNNNNNNNNNNNNNNNNNNNNNNNNNNNNNNNNNNNNNNNNNNNNNNNNNNNNNNNNNNNNNNNNNNNNNNNNNNNNNNNNNNNNNNNNNNNNNNNNNNNNNNNNNNNNNNNNNNNNNNNNNNNNNNNNNNNNNNNNNNNNNNNNNNNNNNNNNNNNNNNNNNNNNNNNNNNNNNNNNNNNNNNNNNNNNNNNNNNNNNNNNNNNNNNNNNNNNNNNNNNNNNNNNNNNNNNNNNNNNNNNNNNNNNNNNNNNNNNNNNNNNNNNNNNNNNNNNNNNNNNNNNNNNNNNNNNNNNNNNNNNNNNNNNNNNaaaaaaaaaaaacaatgaaccGAACATAAAGCTAGGACATAAAGATGTTATCTTTCGATCAGTCTAACCTAATTATCTGCGTAAGTTGTAACCAAATTCTGACACCAACAGAGACCAATTAATAACTTCGAATTACCCCTATCAAGTCGTGTACAGGTGGAGTTTTGTGTTACGAACCTGGCAAAGAACATCCATGGTCCCCTGACTCGAGCCTTCGGGGAGAAGCTTAACCCTGAATTTCAGCACTCCGTTCTTGACGTCCTGCTGCGCCTCTGACTTTGGAACAGCTCTCACAATCTTGGCAGAAACAGAAGTCACCTGTTCCTTCCCGGACGAGGGGAAGCTCaaggatctcccataatcatcaaAAGCCGTCGCCGACCAAGTTGATGACTTGGGGGCAGTGCCTCGAGCACCGTAGGGCTCCATCCTACCCCCATCATAGGCATAGACACCATCTCCATGGCCGGCATCATCACGTAGACCACCTCGATCGTAATGGGCAGCGCTGTCGGGTCTCTTGTCGTGGAAATCCGACCCCATATCAGACCGGCTTCCACCATACAGGCCTTGACCTCCATACCGTGCGGAATTGTCATCGAGATAACCACCACCACCGACGCCATGATCGAACTTCACGCCGCCATCGTAAGCATTATCGTACATGTGGGGCGGCACCGAAGAACCGAGTTGGGTGTAGGAGGAGGTCGAGTATGGCGCCGAGAACGATGGATTCGTGTTGGTTGGAGGAATCGAAGAGGGTGGGGGTGGAGAAGGGCCATAATTCGTAGACGCCAGATGCTGATCATACGCTGGGTAATAGGAAGGTTGTTGTAGCGTCGGTGGATAAGGCGCCTGGGGCTCTGCTACCGGTACCGGTGCCGGTGCCGGTGCCGGAGGGAAAGACAGGTAGGGAGAAGAAGGCTGAGGGGAGGGATTGATGAACTGGAAGTTGGGGTTTTGAGCATAGGAAGGTGCGCTGGAAGGGAGGGTGGAAACAGGATCGGAGTTCTGGGAATAGGGAGGGTAAGGAGAGGAGAAGCCAGGGAAATCGGATGATGAAGAATGGTTGGATGAGAAAGGAGGTGCAGAGGCGTAGGTCGTCGGCAAAGGATTGGGCTGCGGATCGATTGAGGTAGGAGgactagggttagggttagggttagggttagggttagggttttgaaagtGAGATGGTGGATGGTATTGTTGATAATAAGGAGAGCCGTAATCTCCCTGTTGCATCATCTCTGAATTTTAGGGTTCTTCTGTCCCGTTTGCAGAGAAGATTGATTTGGTTGAGTTTGGTCGCCACGAGTCCGCAGATGAACAAAGCAATTCAATTGTCTGcaagagagcgagagagcgCGAGAGCGCGTGAGAGGACACGAAAGGAATATGTTGTTATGAAAACTCTTTCCGTGTCCCTGTTGAAACTGGAAAGCCCGGATCGTCTCCATCCATCGAGTAGGACTTGGATCCACTATGGTGCAATAGGAAGTCCAGTGCGCATCTAACTCCGTGTCTGAGCATTTCTGACCATTGAGTGCACACCAAACGCCTTGTTGCGCTAATGGAGATTGACCATCAGGTGTGGAGAGTGGGGACCAGGAGTATGCTACAATTAATCGAAAAAATCCCAAGATCCCCTTGCACGTATGTTCACCTACTCGACTTATACATGTGAGATTCCAACACTATTCCACTTTTTTGCCACTTATAGAGTGAAGAGAGGGTTTATACAAAAGCAAAAGAGATAAGCGTTGGATCCTCATATGTATTTGCAGGAGAATGTTTGTTTAGAAGATCCAACTTGGGGCTCACCTGCACATTTTAGGTGGACATACGTGCAAAGGATATGATATCTTACATGATCCCCTCATAACTTTGATGGGAGAAAAAATGACAACTCCATTTGATTCCATaggaaattaaaagaaagggaagcgaaattttcaaacctaaaaaataaactttcGTAATATAATACACATTACCTTCTTACACCATTATTTCACTAATTCTA is drawn from Macadamia integrifolia cultivar HAES 741 chromosome 7, SCU_Mint_v3, whole genome shotgun sequence and contains these coding sequences:
- the LOC122085215 gene encoding protein FREE1-like; this translates as MMQQGDYGSPYYQQYHPPSHFQNPNPNPNPNPNPSPPTSIDPQPNPLPTTYASAPPFSSNHSSSSDFPGFSSPYPPYSQNSDPVSTLPSSAPSYAQNPNFQFINPSPQPSSPYLSFPPAPAPAPVPVAEPQAPYPPTLQQPSYYPAYDQHLASTNYGPSPPPPSSIPPTNTNPSFSAPYSTSSYTQLGSSVPPHMYDNAYDGGVKFDHGVGGGGYLDDNSARYGGQGLYGGSRSDMGSDFHDKRPDSAAHYDRGGLRDDAGHGDGVYAYDGGRMEPYGARGTAPKSSTWSATAFDDYGRSLSFPSSGKEQVTSVSAKIVRAVPKSEAQQDVKNGVLKFRVKLLPEGSSQGTMDVLCQIGLDGIRMLDPNTSRTLRIYPLETVTRWEGNSSIFAFWSKSSVDIEPRRIRLQSNNYTTNTILDTVTAATVQLKEMSGSFKTSDSVKTTEQPTERKKGFVDWVNLIKPGNEEKDHWVPDDAVTKCTACGTDFGAFVRRHHCRNCGDIFCDKCTSGRIALTAEETAQPVRVCDHCMAEVTERLSSAKESASKPAVLETHEDLAKKLQEEMDRNRKASSGSKSEGSGRRMREVACPTCTVHLQVQVPSSGSETIECGVCQHPFLVGAH